CCTGGTGGTGCCCGGCGTGGCCCATTACGGCCGGGTGCTGGCCGAACTGGCCGAGCGGGGCGGGTTCTCGCTCGCGCTGCGCAAGGACATGGCCGCCGAAACCTTCCGGCTGGTCAGCGCCTACGACGCCATGATCGCGGCCTACCTGTCCGGCCGCGACGCCTAGGCAAGGAGCGCGCCATCGCCCAGAAGCCCCAGGGCAACGTCCAGGGCCTCAAGCCCAGCCAGATCAAGCGTCTGACCCGGCTCTACACCCGGCGCTTCCCCCAGGCCGCGCCCTACAGCCACGAGCAGGCCTGGGAGCTGTCCTCCATCAGCCGCGAGATCGGCCGCCAGGTGGCCCTGCTCATCGACCGGCAGGGCTATCCCTTCCTGGTCCTGGTGGGCGATCCGGCGGCCATCCTCATTCCCGAGCTGCCGCGCCTGCGCCTGGGCGCCGGGCGTCTGCGCGGCCTGCGCCTGCTGCACACGCACCTCTCCGGCGAGACGCTCTCCCAGGAAGACCTCATGGACATGGTCTTTCTGCGCCTGGACAGCGTGGGCGCGCTCACCGTGAGCGACGCGGGAGAGCCCGAGCGCTTCCAGTGGGCCCACCTCCTGCCGCCCAACCCCGAGGGCCGGAGCCACGACGTGGCCCAGCCCGCGCGTTGGGACCGGGTGGAGGAGCTGGACCTGGGCGCGCAGGTGGCGGCCCTGGAGGAGGAGCTGGCCCGGCTGGATTCGGCCCGGGAGGCCGGGGGCGGGGAGCGCGCGCTGCTGGTCAGCGTGGCCGCCGCGCCCCGCGCCCTGCAGGAACGCTCCCTGGAGGAACTGGCCGAGCTGGCCCGCACGGCCGGGCTCGACCCCGTGGGCACGGTGGTCCAGCGCGTGTCCGTGCTCAACTCCAAGTTCATCCTGGGCAAGGGCAAGCTGGCCGACCTGGAGGTCCGCGCCCTGCAGACCGGGGCGGCGGTGATCCTCTTCGACCAGGATCTTTCGCCTTCCCAGCTGCGCAACCTGGGAGAACTCACCGAGCGCCGGGTGCTGGACCGCACGCAGCTCATCCTGGACATCTTCGCCCAGCACGCCACGTCCCGGGCGGGCAAGCTCCAGGTGGAGATGGCCCAGCTCAAGTACGCCCTGCCGCGCCTGGTGGGCAAGAACAGGGCCATGTCCCGGCTGGTGGGCGGCATCGGCGGACGCGGCCCGGGCGAGACCAAGCTGGAGATCGACCGCCGCCGCGCCCGCGACCGCATCGCCCGGCTCAAGAAGGAGCTGGAGGACGTGCGCCGCCGGCGCGGCCAGACCCGCGAGCGCCGGGCCAAGGCCGGGCTGCCCGTGGTCTCCCTGGTGGGCTACACCAACGCGGGCAAGTCCACGCTCCTGAACACCCTGACCCAGAGCGGGGTGCTGGCCGAGAACAAGCTCTTCGCCACCCTGGACCCCACGAGCCGACGCATCCGCTTCCCCCGCGACCGCGAGGTGGTGCTCACGGACACCGTGGGCTTCATCCGCCGCCTGCCCCCGGACCTGCGCGAGGCCTTCCGGGCCACCCTGGAGGAGTTGGAGTCCGCGGACGTGCTCGTGCACGTGGCCGACGCCTCGCATCCCGAGGCCGAGGAGCAGATCGAGGCCGTGGAGAGCATCCTGCGGGAGCTGGAACTGGACGAGGCGCCGCGCATCCTGGCGCTGAACAAGTGGGACCTGCTGGACGAGGAGGCCCGCGAGACCGCCCGGCGGCTCCATCCCCAGGCCATTCCCATCTCGGCCCTGGAGCGCCCCGGCCTGGAGCCCCTGGTGCAGGCGATCCTGAGTCTCATCCCCTGGGACAAGCGGGACAAGGCCCGGGCCCCCGGGGAATAGCCTCACTCCGCTGTTTTCTTCCCGTCGCTGCAAATGCCGCCCACGTGGTCGCCGTCCTTGGAGGCGTCGTCCTCCAGGGGCTCCACGTGCACCGTGACCTGGCTGCGGGGCAGGCGGGCGCGGATGGCCTCCTCCATGTCGCAGGTCAGGTCGTGCGCGGCCTGGACCGTGGTTCCTCCCGGCACGAGCAGATGGAAGTCCACGAACCGCGCGGCTCCGGCCTTGCGGGCCCGCAGCCCGTGGTATTCGGCGTCCGGGAGCACGGAGCGGATGGCCTCCTCGATGGCGTGCATCTGCTCCTCGGGCAGGGCCTCGTCCATGAGCCCGGCCACGGAGCGCCGGATGAGCGAGACGCCGGTGAAGACGATGTTCACGGCCATGATCCCGGCGATGATCGGGTCCAGGATGAGCCAGGAGGGGACCACGAAGAGGATGCAGAGTCCGGCGATCATGCCCGCCGAGGTCCAGACGTCGGTGAGCAGATGCCGGGCGTCGGCCTCCAGGGTGATGCTGTCGAAGCGCTTGGCCGCCGAGAGCAGAATGCGCGCGGCCACGACGTTCACGATCGAGGCCAGCACGGCCACCAGGAGGCCCGGGCCCAGGTTGCCCAGCGGCACCGGCGCGAGGAAGCGTTGCCAAGCGGCCCAGGCGATGCCCCCGGCGGCCACGATGATGAGCACGCCCTCGGCTCCGCTGGAGAAGTACTCGGCCTTGCCGTGGCCGTAGGCGTGCTTCTCGTCCGCCGGGCGGGCGGCGATGATCAGGATGGTCAGGGCGATGACCCCGGCGGTGAGGTTCACCAGGGATTCCGTGGCGTCGGAGAGCAGGCCCACCGAGGAGGTCAGGGCGAAGGCCGTGAATTTGAGAGTCAGCGTCAGCAGGGAGGCGAGGATCGAGTAGAGCGCGTAGCGGGGAGGAACCCGGTGGGTCCTCATTCGGATTCCTTCTTGCGCCGCCAGGGCATCTCCTCGCCCCGGGCCAGGCGGCGGATGTTCTCGCGGTGCCGCCAGAAGAGCAGGAGCATGACCACCAGGGCCAGGGGCAGGAAGGCGATCTTGCCGGTGAGCAGGGCGAAGACCGGCAGGCAGAGGGCCAGGGTCAGGGAGCCGAGGGAGACGTAGCCGGTGAGGGCGATGATCCCGACGCAGGCCAGTACGGAGAGGATCGTGCCCAGGGGCATCAGGGCCAGGAACGCGCCGATGGTCGTGGCCACGGCCTTGCCGCCCTTGAAGTGCAGCCAGGGCGAATAGACGTGGCCGAGGATGGCGCAGAGGGCCACCAGGCTGGCGGACGTCGCGCCCGCGTGGCCTGAGACGGCCAGGGCCGCCGGGGCGTAGCCCTTGAGGATGTCCAGGGCCAGGACCAGGACGCCGTATTTCGTGCCGCAGAGCCGGGCCACGTTGGTGGCTCCGGTGTTGCGGCTGCCGTCCTCGCGCGGGTCCACCCCGCAGAGGGTCTTGGCCAGGATCAGGCCGAAGGGCACGGAGCCGAGAAGATAGGCGAGCACCATCCACAAGAGGGTCATGTACGTCTCCTTCGTGGCTCCCCTTGTACCCGCTTCCGCCTGGATCGGCAACGCCCGCGCCGGAGGCCTCGGCCGAAGCCGCGCAAAACGCCGCGCCGGAGGCCGGGGCGGTGGAGACCCCGGCGGCCGAGGACGTGCTGCCCTACACCCGCGCCGACGCGGAGCAGGATCTCGTGGGCCGGTACGGCGAGGCGGACGGCAAGGGACTGCTCGGCATGTTCGACGCCCTGGCCGAGTCCTGGGCCGAGCGCGAGGGCCGCGATCCGTCCGAGTGGTTCGAAAAGCACCTGGCCGGGATCGTGTCCGAGGACCGGGACCGGGCCCTGGGCGCGGAGGAGCTGGGGCAGGGCAAGGAACTGTTCCAGCCCAGCCGGGAGGATGTCCGGCTGGCGGACGAGGCGCTCGCAAGCGATGTCGCGTCCTGGGCGGAAAGCGTTGATGCGCTGGGGGAACGCTCGTCGCGCGACAACATGACCATGTTGAACCAGACGCCCCTGGTCCTGCAGATGCTCGGCGCGAACAACCTGTCCGTGCGGATTTCGTCGGGGAAACTCGCCAAGGCCATGTCGGATCATGAGCTTTCGCCGGAGCTGATCAAGCAGGTTCCCGGCGCGATGGCCGACCCGATCATGATCTTCCGCTCCATGTCGAAGGGCGGCGACATGGTCATGATGCTGGAACTCAAGGACCAGCACGGGGGAACCGTCGTCGTGCCGATCACCCTGGAGAAGGAGACTCCCGAGGGATATTCGGCCAACATCGCCACCAGCATTTACGGGAAGACGAACGAGGGGACGCTCCAGCCGAATAATGGCTGGTTTTCCAGGCAGATCGAGAGCGGGAACCTGCTGTACCGGAACAATAAAAAAAGCCGGGATTGGGCGCGCACTTCCAGGCACCAATTGCCTGGGGCGAACTCACGCCCACTCTCGGCAGGACAGAGAATATACACTGACGCGGATTTGGTCAAGCTGCGCGAGGCGAACCCCACGCTGTACCAGTCCGCGACGGAGAGCGCCGCCCGGCCGGTGCTGGACGCGGACCCCGGGCAGGGCCCCGGCATCGGCTTGGAGGCCGTGCGCGCGATCCTGGCCCCGCTCCAGGAGGCGGCGGAGAACGCCGCGCCGCTGGAGGTGGTGTCCAACCTCGCGGCCCTGCCGGAGCATCTGCGCCGGGACGCGGCCCAGGGCGGCGGAACGCCCGAGGCCGTGCTCGATCCCCGCTCCGGCACGGTCTACGTGCTGGCCGACGCGGTGCGTTCCCCGGAGCGCGCGGTGGCCCTCTGGCTCCACGAGCAGGGCCTGCACGTGGGCCTGCGCGGGCTGTTCGGCCAGGACGCGGCCAGGTTGGACGCCTTCCTGGACCAGACCTTCGAGCACTTCGGGGCCGAGAGTTTCCGCGAGCTGGCCGAGGCCCACGGCCTGGACCTGTCCACCGAGGACGGCCGCCGCCGCGCGGCCGAGGAACGGCTGGCCGTGCTGGCCGAAAAGGTGGTCCTGGGCCGGGAGCTGGACGCGGCCGAGCAGGGCTTGTGGGACCGCGTGCTGGAGATGGTCCGGGAATGGCTGCGCGAACGCGGCGTCGATCTCGGGCTGCGCGAACGCGGCGTCGATCTCGGGCTGCGCGACGCGGACATCGCCCGCGTGGTGCGCGACTCCGTGCGCTGGACCATGGGGGACCGCCGGGCCCGGGGCGACGAGCGGACGCTGTATCAGGGGGCCAAGCTGGAGCAGGCCCGCAAGATCGGCGAGCGGGTGGAGCGCGAGGCGAAATCCTGGAGCGGGGCCGTGGACCGCTTCCTGGCTGGTGCGCTCAATCCGTCGGAGTCCCTGCGCGTGGGCTCCACGCCCGAGGTCCTCCAGGCTGTCGGCGCCAAAGCCCTGCCCTTGGAGATGACTCAGCGCAAGGCCTCCAAAATCCTGCGCGACAAGCACCACCTCCCGGCGGATATTCTCAAGGCTCTGCCGCGTCTCCTCGCCGAGCCCGTGGCCGTGTTCGATTCCGCCACCATGGCCAACAGCTTGGTGGTCCTCACCGAGGCCAGGGACATGGCCGGAAAGCCCGTGATCGTCGCCGTGCATCTCGCGGTGCGCGAAGGCCACCACGAAATCAACGAGATCGCCAGTGTCTACGGCAAGGACGGGTTTTCCGGCTGGTTCAGGCGGGAAGTCGGGGACGGCAGGCTGCGCTACATCGACAAAAGAAAGGCCGCCTCGGCAGCCGGGTCCGGGGAGCTCCAATTGCTCAAGGAGCGGACCTACCGAGGCGGCAAGCAAAAAATACTCACGGAGACCGATATTGTCAAGCCGATCCTGCCGGACGACGAGCTGTCGCATGGCGGCCTGAAAGGAACTTCCCCCCGCGCGGCCGTCACCTTCCTGGACGACTGCCGGGCCCTGATCCGGCTGTTCACGTCCGCCGATCCCACCTCCGTGATCCACGAGGCCGGGCACGTATCAGCCTTCGTGGGCCTCCAGGACCTTCAGCTCGTTGGTCAGGGGATCGACGCGGCCGAAGACGAGGTCGAAGCGCTGGCCGGGATAGAGCTTGTCTCCGAGCATGTGGCGCGGGGCGCGCACGTTGATCTGGAGCTGGGGCAGGGCCAGGGTGGGGTAGGGCCCGGAGTCGTCCACCAGCACGGCGGGGTGCGGGGTGCGGCCGTGCTGGGCCAGGAAGAGCAGCTTCCAGTAGCGCGGGCGGTAGCGTTGGATCACGGACACGGCCTGGATGCGGCCCGAGAGGTTGGGCAGCAGGGCCTCCAGGGCCTCGCGGTCCAGCCGGGGCGCGCCGGTGGCCAGGAACGAGGCGGCCTGGGCCATGTTCACCAGGTCGGTGTAGCGCCGGATGGGCGAGGAGATCGGGCTGTAGGCCGGGACGCCGAGGGCCGCGTGGCGGCGCGGCGTGACTTCCAGGCTCGGCGGGGTGAGCAGTTTGACCGCCGCGAAGATGTCCGAGGGCTCGCTGAACACCCCGGCGGCTTCCGGAGGCAGGGCGATGTCCTGGGTGCGGTGCAGCAGCGGCACGCCGTGCTCCCGGGCCCAGGCGGCCATGCCCGCGTTGGCCAGGATCATGAATTCGCTGATGACGAGCTCGGCGCGCGGATGCGGCTCCTTGACCTCCACGGACACGCGCACGTCGCGGCCCGAGCCTTCCAGGATCACCTCCGGGTCGGGCCGCTGGATCACCGAGGCCCCGTCCTCCACGCGCCGGGCCAGCCGCTTTTCGGCCAGTTCCAGGGCCAGGGCCAGGCGCGGGTCGCCGCCTTGCTCCAGGGCCGCCTCGGCGTCGGCGTAGGAGACGTTCGCCTGCACGCGGATGAAGGCCAGGCGCGGCTCCACGGACAGGGGCAGGCCCCGTTCGTCCAGGACCGTCTCCACCAGCAGCGAGGCCCGCGTCTCCCCGGCCCGCAGGCTGAAGAGGTCCGTGCCCAGGGCCTCGGGCATCATGTGGCTCGTGCCCTCGGGCAGGTAGAGGCTTGTGGCCCGGGAAAACACGGCCTGGTCCAGGGGCGAGCCGAAGGTCCAGGTCGCGGTGGGGCAGGCCAGGGCGATCCACAGGCGGTAGCCCCCGCCGGGTTCGCGTTCGATGTGGAAGGCGTCGTCGATGTCCCGGGTGGTGGGCGCGTCGATGCTCACCAGGGCCAGGGGTTCGGGGTCGCGGCGCGCCGCCTCGAAAGCCCGGCGCTGGTCTTCCATTTCCCCCGCGAAGTCGGAACTCCATGCGTCGCCCCAGGCGAAGCCCGCCTCGTCGAGCAGGGAGTTGTGGTGCGGCTCCACCGAGCCCCAGGCCTCGGCCAGGAGCAGGGCCAGGTGCGGGTGGTCGGGCAGGCCCTTGCGCAGCATGTCCCAGAGCTTGGCGTCGCGCTCGTCCAGGGATTTGGCCAGGACCGAGCGGAGCAGGCCGCGCAGGCGCTCGGCCACGTCCTCGTCCACCGGCGGCAGGGCCGGGCCCTGGCCGCTCCGGCGGCGCTCCCAGAGGGCCTTGAACAGGGCCTGGCCGCCGTCCACCAGCCGTTCGCGTTCGCGGGCCTCGTTCTGCTGGTTCAGGCGGGCGTCGACCTTCTCCGCCGGATAGACCTCGAAGTCCGGGGGCTGGAACTTGAAATGCGTCTTGGCGGCCAGCAGGGCTCGGCCCGTGGCCGCGATCTCGTCCGGCCCGGGCTTTTCCCAGACCAGCCCGGCGAACCACTCCACCGGGGCCTTGTCCACCTCGCCCTGGGCCATCTCCCAGATTTCCATGGCGTCGACCCGGGATTCCAGCGCCTCGCGGCGCTTGTGGTGCTCGGTCAGACGGTCGAGCATCTCCTGGCGTCCGGCCTGGCCGGGATATTCCGGCCCGGTCCAGGGCAGGACCCGGGCGGCGGCCAGCACCGTCTCCCGCTTGGTGTGGGTGAACAGGCGCAGGCGTCCCGAGGTCTCCTCCTGGACCCAGGCCAGGTGGGCCTGGTTGCCCTGCAGGAACTCGACCACGCAGCCGGGATGGATGAACCCGCCGATCTTGGGGGGCTTGGGCATGTCGCTCTCTTTGCCGAAAGGGTGAGGGAATCCGCGTTCGCGTCCAGGGGTAGCGCCCGGCGGAAACCAGGTCAAGCCGCGACGCCGGCATCCCATAGCCCAGGACGGGCCCGAGGTCCAGGCGGGAACGGGGCCGGACGGAAAAAACGCGTCGCGGCGGGCGGTTGCATTTTCCCCGGCATGCGCTATGGTGGAGCCGAACACGCACGACATTCCCAGGGAAAACGAACGATGACGAACACGCGCCGCATGCATGCGGCCGGGATGAACCCGGCCGTCCGGGAGAAGCTCCTCTTCGCGAGAAAGGGGGCCCTCGTGTAGCGCGTTTTTTTGGCTGACGCCCACACGAAGGCCCCTCGTTCCGGTCGCCGGAGGAGGGGTCTTCTTTTTTTCTCCGCGAACAACGCCTGACAAAGGAGGAAACCATGACCGCGGAACAGTTGTCGAGATTGCGAGGAATCGTGGAGGACGAGATCCGGGAGATCCGGCAGGCGCTGGACGCCTGGAGGTCCTGCAACGGCCTGGACGAGAACGGCGACAGCCGGGTGGAGGACTGCGCCGCGCGCGTGGTCTACCTCGGCTGGAAGGAGAAGACGGAGGGCCGCCTGACGGAACTGCGCCTTCTCCTGGACCGCATGGACGAGGACGAGTTCGGCATATGCGAGGAATGCGGCGAGGACATCCCCTGGAGACGGCTGGAGCTTCTGCCCGCCACCACCCATTGCGCACGTTGCATGGAGCGCCTGGAGGACGCCGCGCGCGGCGCATGACGGCCGTGGATCGTTTCATGGAGCGGCCGCCACGGTTGTTGCACCGCGGCGGCCGCTTCGTTTTTTCGTCCTAGTGGCGGAAGGAACGCTGGCCGGTGAAGACCATGGCCACCTGGGGGGCGGCCTCGTTCACGGCCTGGATGACCTCGAAGTCGCGGATGGAGCCGCCGGGCTGGGCGATGGCGGTGACGCCCGCGCCGATGAGCAGGTCCACGCCGTCGCGGAAGGGGAAGAACCCGTCGGACACGGCCACCGAGCCGGGCAGGCCGCCCCGGGCCTCGCGGGCGCGGGCCTCGATGTCGGCCAGCTTGTCGGTCAGGGCCTTGTCTCCGCGCGCCTTGAGCCGCAGTTCGTAGATGGACAGGTTCAGTTCCTGGAAGGCCAGCATGTCGGCGTACTTGGTCAGGGCCTTGGCGATGGTCAGGTCCACGCAGCCCACGCGGTCCTGCTCGCCGGTGCCGATGGCCGTGGTCACGCCGTCGCGGACCATGAGGATGGAGTTGGAGGTCACGCCCGCCTCCACGGCCCAGGCGAAGAGCAGGTCCTCGGCCTCGGCCTTGGTGGGCTTGCGCGCCGCGAAGTGGTTGCCGTCCTTCTCGGCCGTGGCCGGGATGAAGTCCGCGGCGTCCAGGATGCGGTTGCGGAAGGAGAACTGGAGCACGACCCCGCCGTCCATGAGCGACTTCACGTCCAGGAAGGGCTCGCGGGAGAGGGAGGCCAGGTCCGCGATGCCCGGGATCCGCAGGATGCGCAGGTTTTTGCGCTTCTTGAGGACGTCCACCGCGCCGGGCTCGTAGTCCGGGGCGGCCACCACCTCGAAGTAGGCCGAGTCGATGTGCTCGGCCGTGGCCTTGTCCAGGGGCCGGTTGACCACGATGGCCCCGCCGAAGGCCGCGATGCGGTCGGACATGTGGGCCCGCTCCAGGGCCGCGGCCAGGCCCTCGTCGTTCCAGGCCGCGCCGCAGGGGTTGTTGTGTTTGAGGATCACGGCGGCGGGCTTGGCCGAGAGGTACTGGAGGATGTTCAGGCCGTTGTCCACGTCGGTGAGGTTGATCTTGCCCGGGTGCTTGCCGGACTGGATCATGTGCTCCTCGGTGAGCGCCGAGACGAGGCCCTTGCCCGGGCCCCGGAAGGCCACGCCGCCCACGGAGAGCCCGCCCCCGCTGAGCTCGTAGAGCGCGGCGGGCTGGTCCGGGTTCTCGCCGTAGCGCAGACCCAGGGTTTCGCCGCCGATGCGCCAGACGCGCTTGCGGAAGACGAGTTCCTGGCCGCCGAGGCTCAGCCGCATCTCCTCGGGAAAGGGATCCTGCTGCAGGGTGGAGTACATCTTCTTCAGGTCGCTCATGGACTGCTCCGTGGTTGTTTGACGTGGGGAGGCCTGCATAGCACAGGGCGGACCGGCGGGCAAACGCCCGGCCCGGAGCGGCCCGGCCCGACCGGACAGATAGTCGTTGGCGGTCCCGGGTCTTTCTGTTATGAGGGAGCCGGCCTTGCGCCGATCATTCCGGCAGGGAGCGACAGCGAGCATGTCTGAAAGCTACATCGAGCGGGCGCTTTTGAAGATCGCCCGGCAGATCAACGCCTACGACGAGGCGTCCCTCATGGACCTCTGGGAGAAGTACGCCGAGAAGGTCCGCCGCTTCGAGCCCACCAAGCGCTGGGAGGAGTCCGCGCTGCTCTTCGGCATCATCCAGGGCATGCGCCTGAAGAACCAGCTCTTCAACTACAACTGGGCCCAATCGCGCAGGCCCGAGCCCGCCGGGGACATCGATCTCGCCGCGCTCACGGTCCCGAGCAGGGCGCCCGCCGGGGAAATCCCCCCGCTCTCGGCCAAGGAGCCTGAGAAGGCTTCGGAAAAGGCCCCCAAGGCGGGCAAGGTCCTCAAGCTGCAACCCAAGAAGAAATAGGCCGAACGGGCCACGGAACCGGAACGGGGGAGCCCCTCCCCCTGTCCGCGGGCGGAACCGCGCCCGCCGCGAGGAGCGAAGCCAATGTCGAATATCGTCGTGTTCGGCTCCCAATGGGGAGACGAGGGCAAGGGCAAGATCGTGGACATGCTGGCCGAGAAGGCCGCGGCCATCGTTCGTTTCCAGGGCGGCAACAACGCCGGCCACACCCTGGTGGTGGGCGGCGACAAGTGCGTCCTGCACCTCATCCCCTCGGGCATCCTGCACCCCGGCAAGGTCTGCCTCATCGGCAACGGCGTGGTCCTGGACCCGGAGGTCTTCTGCCGCGAGATCGACACCCTGGCGGCCAAGGGCGTGGACGTCACGCCCCGGCGGCTCATGATTTCCAAGAAGACCCACGTGATCATGCCTTACCACCGGCGCATGGACGGCTGCCGCGAGGCGGCCCGCGACGCGGCCGGGAAGATCGGCACCACCGGCCGGGGCATCGGCCCCTGCTATGAGGACAAGATGGCCCGGGTTGGCGTGCGCGCGGGCGACCTGACCGACTTCAAGCTGCTCCAGGAAAAGATCGCCCGCGCCCTGGAGGAGAAGAACGTTCTCTTCCGCCACCTCTTCGGCTGCGAGCCCCTGGATCCCGCGGCGGTCTTCGAGGAGGTCAAGCCCTTCGCCGAGCGCATCCGCGCCTACCTGGGCGACGTCTCCTCGGCCATCCAGAAGGTCAAGAAGTCCGGCGGCATGGTCCTCTTCGAGGGGGCCCAGGGCACGCACCTGGACATCGACCACGGCACCTATCCCTACGTGACCTCCTCGTCCACGGTCACGGGCAACGCGGCCTCGGGCTCCGGCTGCTCGCCCCGCGAGCTCACCCGGATCATCGCCATCGTCAAGGCCTACACCACCCGCGTGGGCGGCGGCCCCTTCCCCACGGAGCTCAACGACGAGGTGGGCGACTACCTCCAGAGCAAGGGCGGCGAGTTCGGGGCCACCACCGGCCGCAAGCGCCGCTGCGGCTGGCTGGACGCCGTGGTCCTGCGCGAGTCCGTGCGCCTGAACGGGCCCACCGAGCTGGCCATCACCAAGCTGGACGTGCTCTCCGGCCTGTCCGAACTGAAGATCTGCACCCGCTACCGCTACGGCGGCGAGGAAGTGCTCTATCCGCCCCAGGAGCAGAACGCCTTGGCCCACGTGGAGCCGATCTACGAGACCCTGCCGGGCTGGAGCGAGGACATCACCAAGGCCCGGGGCTATGACGACCTGCCGGAGAACGCCCGGGCCTACCTGAACCGGGTCGAGCAGCTGCTCGGCGTGCCCGTGGGCCTCGTGTCCGTGGGCCCGGAGCGGGGCCAGACGTTCTAGGAGCCGGGTGGTGGAAGACGGCTCCCGCATCCCCGCCC
The nucleotide sequence above comes from Desulfovibrio aminophilus. Encoded proteins:
- the hflX gene encoding GTPase HflX, with translation MKRLTRLYTRRFPQAAPYSHEQAWELSSISREIGRQVALLIDRQGYPFLVLVGDPAAILIPELPRLRLGAGRLRGLRLLHTHLSGETLSQEDLMDMVFLRLDSVGALTVSDAGEPERFQWAHLLPPNPEGRSHDVAQPARWDRVEELDLGAQVAALEEELARLDSAREAGGGERALLVSVAAAPRALQERSLEELAELARTAGLDPVGTVVQRVSVLNSKFILGKGKLADLEVRALQTGAAVILFDQDLSPSQLRNLGELTERRVLDRTQLILDIFAQHATSRAGKLQVEMAQLKYALPRLVGKNRAMSRLVGGIGGRGPGETKLEIDRRRARDRIARLKKELEDVRRRRGQTRERRAKAGLPVVSLVGYTNAGKSTLLNTLTQSGVLAENKLFATLDPTSRRIRFPRDREVVLTDTVGFIRRLPPDLREAFRATLEELESADVLVHVADASHPEAEEQIEAVESILRELELDEAPRILALNKWDLLDEEARETARRLHPQAIPISALERPGLEPLVQAILSLIPWDKRDKARAPGE
- a CDS encoding cation diffusion facilitator family transporter, with amino-acid sequence MRTHRVPPRYALYSILASLLTLTLKFTAFALTSSVGLLSDATESLVNLTAGVIALTILIIAARPADEKHAYGHGKAEYFSSGAEGVLIIVAAGGIAWAAWQRFLAPVPLGNLGPGLLVAVLASIVNVVAARILLSAAKRFDSITLEADARHLLTDVWTSAGMIAGLCILFVVPSWLILDPIIAGIMAVNIVFTGVSLIRRSVAGLMDEALPEEQMHAIEEAIRSVLPDAEYHGLRARKAGAARFVDFHLLVPGGTTVQAAHDLTCDMEEAIRARLPRSQVTVHVEPLEDDASKDGDHVGGICSDGKKTAE
- the plsY gene encoding glycerol-3-phosphate 1-O-acyltransferase PlsY gives rise to the protein MTLLWMVLAYLLGSVPFGLILAKTLCGVDPREDGSRNTGATNVARLCGTKYGVLVLALDILKGYAPAALAVSGHAGATSASLVALCAILGHVYSPWLHFKGGKAVATTIGAFLALMPLGTILSVLACVGIIALTGYVSLGSLTLALCLPVFALLTGKIAFLPLALVVMLLLFWRHRENIRRLARGEEMPWRRKKESE
- a CDS encoding ribonuclease catalytic domain-containing protein; translation: MPKPPKIGGFIHPGCVVEFLQGNQAHLAWVQEETSGRLRLFTHTKRETVLAAARVLPWTGPEYPGQAGRQEMLDRLTEHHKRREALESRVDAMEIWEMAQGEVDKAPVEWFAGLVWEKPGPDEIAATGRALLAAKTHFKFQPPDFEVYPAEKVDARLNQQNEARERERLVDGGQALFKALWERRRSGQGPALPPVDEDVAERLRGLLRSVLAKSLDERDAKLWDMLRKGLPDHPHLALLLAEAWGSVEPHHNSLLDEAGFAWGDAWSSDFAGEMEDQRRAFEAARRDPEPLALVSIDAPTTRDIDDAFHIEREPGGGYRLWIALACPTATWTFGSPLDQAVFSRATSLYLPEGTSHMMPEALGTDLFSLRAGETRASLLVETVLDERGLPLSVEPRLAFIRVQANVSYADAEAALEQGGDPRLALALELAEKRLARRVEDGASVIQRPDPEVILEGSGRDVRVSVEVKEPHPRAELVISEFMILANAGMAAWAREHGVPLLHRTQDIALPPEAAGVFSEPSDIFAAVKLLTPPSLEVTPRRHAALGVPAYSPISSPIRRYTDLVNMAQAASFLATGAPRLDREALEALLPNLSGRIQAVSVIQRYRPRYWKLLFLAQHGRTPHPAVLVDDSGPYPTLALPQLQINVRAPRHMLGDKLYPGQRFDLVFGRVDPLTNELKVLEAHEG
- a CDS encoding TraR/DksA C4-type zinc finger protein, with product MTAEQLSRLRGIVEDEIREIRQALDAWRSCNGLDENGDSRVEDCAARVVYLGWKEKTEGRLTELRLLLDRMDEDEFGICEECGEDIPWRRLELLPATTHCARCMERLEDAARGA
- a CDS encoding IMP cyclohydrolase, coding for MSDLKKMYSTLQQDPFPEEMRLSLGGQELVFRKRVWRIGGETLGLRYGENPDQPAALYELSGGGLSVGGVAFRGPGKGLVSALTEEHMIQSGKHPGKINLTDVDNGLNILQYLSAKPAAVILKHNNPCGAAWNDEGLAAALERAHMSDRIAAFGGAIVVNRPLDKATAEHIDSAYFEVVAAPDYEPGAVDVLKKRKNLRILRIPGIADLASLSREPFLDVKSLMDGGVVLQFSFRNRILDAADFIPATAEKDGNHFAARKPTKAEAEDLLFAWAVEAGVTSNSILMVRDGVTTAIGTGEQDRVGCVDLTIAKALTKYADMLAFQELNLSIYELRLKARGDKALTDKLADIEARAREARGGLPGSVAVSDGFFPFRDGVDLLIGAGVTAIAQPGGSIRDFEVIQAVNEAAPQVAMVFTGQRSFRH
- a CDS encoding adenylosuccinate synthase; this encodes MSNIVVFGSQWGDEGKGKIVDMLAEKAAAIVRFQGGNNAGHTLVVGGDKCVLHLIPSGILHPGKVCLIGNGVVLDPEVFCREIDTLAAKGVDVTPRRLMISKKTHVIMPYHRRMDGCREAARDAAGKIGTTGRGIGPCYEDKMARVGVRAGDLTDFKLLQEKIARALEEKNVLFRHLFGCEPLDPAAVFEEVKPFAERIRAYLGDVSSAIQKVKKSGGMVLFEGAQGTHLDIDHGTYPYVTSSSTVTGNAASGSGCSPRELTRIIAIVKAYTTRVGGGPFPTELNDEVGDYLQSKGGEFGATTGRKRRCGWLDAVVLRESVRLNGPTELAITKLDVLSGLSELKICTRYRYGGEEVLYPPQEQNALAHVEPIYETLPGWSEDITKARGYDDLPENARAYLNRVEQLLGVPVGLVSVGPERGQTF